From a region of the Nocardioides ginsengisegetis genome:
- the infC gene encoding translation initiation factor IF-3 has protein sequence MRVSEVRLVGPSGETVGIVPTADALRLAQEADLDLVEIAPMARPPVCKLMDYGKFKYENAQKAREARRNQTNVIIKEMKLRPKIDAHDYETKKGHVVRFLKAGDKVKITIMFRGREQHRPELGFRLLQRLAEDVTELGFVESSPKQDGRNMIMVLGPHKKKADAKVDMQAAKESKAAERAALEADERAERDAAHAAGPVAQKKERGRSENLDPEIDA, from the coding sequence ATCCGGGTTTCCGAGGTCCGCCTCGTTGGCCCCAGTGGCGAGACCGTCGGCATCGTTCCCACCGCCGACGCCCTGCGCCTTGCCCAGGAGGCTGACCTCGACCTCGTCGAGATCGCCCCCATGGCCCGCCCGCCGGTCTGCAAGCTCATGGACTACGGCAAGTTCAAGTACGAGAACGCGCAGAAGGCCCGTGAGGCGCGTCGGAACCAGACGAACGTGATCATCAAGGAGATGAAGCTTCGTCCGAAGATCGACGCTCACGACTACGAGACCAAGAAGGGTCACGTGGTCCGGTTCCTCAAGGCCGGCGACAAGGTCAAGATCACGATCATGTTCCGCGGTCGCGAGCAGCACCGTCCCGAGCTCGGGTTCCGGCTGCTGCAGCGCCTGGCCGAGGACGTCACGGAGCTGGGCTTCGTCGAGTCGTCGCCCAAGCAGGACGGCCGCAACATGATCATGGTGCTCGGCCCGCACAAGAAGAAGGCCGACGCCAAGGTCGACATGCAGGCCGCCAAGGAGTCGAAGGCCGCCGAGCGTGCTGCCCTCGAGGCGGACGAGCGCGCCGAGCGCGACGCAGCCCACGCCGCTGGGCCGGTTGCGCAGAAGAAGGAACGTGGCCGCTCGGAGAACCTCGACCCCGAGATCGACGCCTGA
- the rplT gene encoding 50S ribosomal protein L20, with protein MARVKRAVNAQKKRRVVLERASGYRGQRSRLYRKAKEQVTHSLVYSYNDRRKNKGNFRKLWIQRINAAARAQGMTYNRFIQGLALAGVEVDRKILADLAVNDVAAFNALVETAKAALPEDVNAPKVSA; from the coding sequence GTGGCACGCGTCAAGCGGGCAGTAAACGCCCAGAAGAAGCGCCGGGTAGTCCTCGAGCGCGCCAGCGGTTACCGGGGTCAGCGTTCGCGCCTCTACCGCAAGGCGAAGGAGCAGGTCACCCACTCGCTGGTCTACAGCTACAACGACCGGCGCAAGAACAAGGGCAACTTCCGCAAGCTCTGGATCCAGCGCATCAACGCTGCGGCCCGCGCGCAGGGGATGACCTACAACCGCTTCATCCAGGGCCTGGCGCTCGCCGGTGTCGAGGTCGACCGCAAGATCCTCGCCGACCTGGCCGTCAACGACGTCGCCGCGTTCAACGCGCTCGTCGAGACCGCCAAGGCCGCGCTGCCCGAGGACGTCAACGCGCCCAAGGTCTCGGCCTGA
- the rpmI gene encoding 50S ribosomal protein L35, with amino-acid sequence MPKNKTHSGASKRFRVTGSGKILREKAGKRHNLEKKPSKVTRRMTGTVELAKSDVSRAKKMLGL; translated from the coding sequence ATGCCGAAGAACAAGACGCACTCGGGCGCCAGCAAGCGCTTCCGCGTGACCGGCTCGGGCAAGATCCTTCGCGAGAAGGCGGGCAAGCGCCACAACCTGGAGAAGAAGCCCTCCAAGGTGACCCGTCGCATGACCGGCACGGTCGAGCTCGCCAAGAGCGACGTCAGCCGCGCGAAGAAGATGCTGGGTCTCTGA